One part of the Treponema peruense genome encodes these proteins:
- the rpe gene encoding ribulose-phosphate 3-epimerase, with protein MKSNVMLSPSLLSADFSNLAGAVGTIKENSGSLVHIDVMDGHFVPQVTYGQPVIASVRKCTDLPFDVHLMVEHPESSISSYIDAGADWVTFHIEATCHADRCVQIIHERGKKAGIALCPATPVSAIETLLPFVDLVLVMTVNPGWGGQKLIPYTVEKVRKLADIKRKEGFDYKISVDGGINSSTLPSVIDAGTDIVVSGSSFFKGELKWE; from the coding sequence ATGAAATCAAACGTAATGCTCTCACCGTCACTTCTTTCTGCAGACTTTTCAAACCTTGCAGGAGCAGTCGGCACAATAAAAGAAAATTCCGGTTCCCTTGTTCACATAGATGTAATGGACGGACATTTCGTTCCGCAGGTTACTTACGGCCAGCCTGTTATTGCTTCTGTAAGAAAGTGCACGGACCTTCCGTTTGATGTGCATCTTATGGTTGAACACCCTGAATCTTCAATTTCTTCCTATATAGATGCCGGTGCTGACTGGGTTACTTTTCATATAGAAGCCACCTGTCATGCCGACCGTTGTGTGCAGATTATCCATGAGCGCGGTAAAAAAGCCGGAATAGCACTTTGCCCTGCAACCCCTGTTTCTGCAATAGAAACACTTCTTCCTTTTGTGGATCTTGTCCTTGTAATGACAGTAAATCCCGGTTGGGGCGGTCAGAAACTTATTCCGTATACAGTAGAAAAAGTCAGAAAGCTTGCCGATATTAAAAGAAAGGAAGGCTTTGACTATAAAATTTCTGTCGACGGCGGAATAAACTCGTCAACTCTGCCTTCTGTTATTGATGCCGGAACAGATATTGTGGTTTCGGGGTCCTCATTTTTCAAAGGGGAACTTAAATGGGAATAA
- a CDS encoding glycoside hydrolase family 43 protein — protein MKRSVFCLCTLCCFFMTATVFFTGCPAENQSSSGSQDSLGYQDTPASIREYTYGPNGKDDYSAMSSWEKRNMWNLANVHDPSVERWTDGYYYMYQTDASYGNAHSGKGHYYGRRSKDLVNWSYVGMAMPENGAKAWILEKVNEFRREMNLEPFSSINDISWGYWAPTVKKVTKSDGTVVMRMYYDVVIDNYIYSGKQNTKGNFDNSWTERAFIGMMESTDPAANKWEDKGYVLCSSSARGSNFPTMSGDTASSEAAYYRSSTGDWDAYFYFNAIDPTYIPGNHDESYTDTDYLIYGSWHHGFAGLEIDRDTGFPKATLKADKTNGIGLPWADSPEGLASNGYGTRVYCRGKSTNAWQPSEGPEVLYNKKDNYYYMFFANEELSYKYHTRVVRSKNPISGYKDIYGRDAINIGSGTGSCFPIVTHPYKFKNGGDGWVGLSHCTVFEKDGDWFYASQGRLPENAGGNAHSNAIMMGHVRKILWCPNGTDTADLWPIASPERYANIENKDADITESDIAGTWEHINLVQRNKPGNDVMDVSEYVYFNEDKTVSGAFDGTWKLDSVNKYLTVTLGSTKPNGISDSQIILVLDRELDWESAVDNNKRVATVVYAGISSAKVNSSPTTFWGKRVPSATE, from the coding sequence ATGAAAAGATCTGTTTTTTGCTTATGCACTCTGTGCTGCTTTTTCATGACGGCTACAGTTTTCTTTACCGGATGTCCTGCTGAAAACCAGTCTTCATCGGGCTCTCAGGACTCTTTGGGATACCAGGACACACCTGCTTCTATAAGGGAATATACTTACGGCCCCAATGGAAAAGATGATTATTCAGCAATGTCTTCATGGGAAAAGCGCAATATGTGGAATCTTGCCAACGTCCATGATCCTTCTGTAGAAAGGTGGACTGACGGTTACTACTACATGTACCAGACAGACGCCAGTTACGGAAACGCACATTCAGGAAAGGGCCACTATTACGGCCGTCGCTCAAAGGATCTTGTAAACTGGTCTTATGTAGGAATGGCAATGCCAGAAAACGGAGCCAAAGCGTGGATTCTGGAAAAGGTCAATGAATTCCGCAGAGAAATGAATCTTGAACCATTTTCTTCTATAAATGACATCTCGTGGGGTTATTGGGCACCGACTGTCAAAAAAGTCACAAAGTCAGACGGAACAGTTGTCATGCGCATGTATTATGATGTTGTAATTGACAATTACATTTACAGCGGCAAACAGAATACAAAAGGCAATTTTGACAATTCGTGGACAGAAAGAGCCTTTATAGGAATGATGGAATCAACTGACCCTGCTGCAAATAAATGGGAAGACAAAGGCTATGTTCTGTGTTCGTCAAGTGCACGCGGCAGTAATTTCCCGACTATGTCAGGAGATACGGCTTCTTCTGAGGCTGCCTACTACAGGTCTTCCACTGGTGACTGGGATGCATACTTTTACTTTAACGCAATTGATCCGACATATATTCCGGGTAACCACGATGAAAGCTACACAGACACTGATTATCTCATTTACGGTTCCTGGCACCACGGATTTGCCGGCCTTGAAATAGACAGGGATACAGGTTTTCCAAAGGCTACCCTTAAGGCAGACAAAACAAACGGAATAGGTCTTCCTTGGGCAGACAGTCCCGAAGGACTTGCTTCAAACGGTTACGGAACACGCGTTTACTGCCGCGGAAAAAGCACAAATGCCTGGCAGCCATCAGAAGGACCCGAAGTTCTTTACAACAAAAAAGATAATTACTACTACATGTTCTTTGCAAACGAAGAGCTTTCATACAAATACCATACGCGTGTCGTACGTTCCAAAAATCCAATCTCAGGTTATAAAGATATTTACGGCCGTGACGCAATCAACATCGGCAGTGGAACAGGAAGCTGCTTTCCTATAGTAACCCATCCCTATAAGTTCAAAAATGGCGGTGACGGCTGGGTAGGGCTTTCACACTGTACTGTTTTTGAAAAGGACGGGGACTGGTTTTATGCAAGCCAGGGAAGACTTCCTGAAAATGCAGGTGGCAATGCTCATTCCAATGCAATTATGATGGGTCATGTAAGAAAAATTCTCTGGTGCCCCAACGGAACAGACACTGCTGACCTGTGGCCAATTGCATCTCCCGAACGCTATGCAAATATAGAAAACAAAGATGCAGACATAACGGAATCAGACATTGCGGGAACATGGGAACACATTAATCTTGTCCAGCGGAATAAACCGGGAAACGACGTTATGGACGTGTCGGAATACGTTTATTTCAATGAAGACAAAACCGTTTCAGGTGCCTTTGACGGAACATGGAAATTGGATTCAGTAAACAAATATCTTACGGTAACACTCGGCAGTACCAAACCCAATGGAATCAGTGACTCGCAGATTATTCTTGTCCTTGACAGGGAACTCGACTGGGAATCTGCTGTTGATAATAATAAACGTGTGGCGACTGTAGTCTATGCAGGAATTTCTTCTGCAAAAGTAAATAGTTCCCCGACAACATTCTGGGGAAAACGCGTTCCATCAGCGACAGAATAA
- a CDS encoding tetratricopeptide repeat protein: MGIQSENALSEAYIMIESCEMEKAAALLDDTLAGDLDNDSLVFAIQCCNFWKNTLPQLEQSGYFERGETLVNQWKQFMQLASREDGKQERTLYAFRKGIFSLALEFYGKASDEKDDKLHSEICRKKGLCYKKLGSYEVALKCLTEANTSVPGQSSVMAEMADCYALCGETKYAKLLFKEAFFIDAQKIDLDFLDSQLITLLVKKVSEKGYSGAVLQEWIPVYGVLFGVFTVKRKLRSQEVLGLKQEIFAKKSELKDPNNNSSVIIPRLMNLYFWLIDHYQLSKDSVSKINDVMLEIRTLDPAVYKIFVQ, encoded by the coding sequence ATGGGTATTCAGTCAGAGAACGCCTTGAGCGAAGCCTACATCATGATAGAATCCTGCGAAATGGAAAAAGCAGCTGCTCTTCTTGACGATACTCTTGCAGGAGATCTGGACAACGACAGTCTTGTATTTGCAATCCAGTGCTGCAATTTCTGGAAAAACACACTTCCGCAACTGGAACAGTCCGGTTATTTTGAACGAGGCGAAACACTTGTAAACCAATGGAAGCAGTTCATGCAGCTGGCTTCACGCGAAGACGGCAAACAGGAAAGAACGCTATATGCTTTCAGAAAAGGCATTTTTTCACTAGCGCTGGAATTTTACGGAAAAGCATCTGACGAAAAGGATGACAAGCTTCATTCAGAAATCTGCCGCAAAAAGGGACTCTGCTACAAAAAGCTTGGTTCTTACGAAGTTGCGCTCAAGTGCCTTACAGAAGCAAACACTTCTGTTCCGGGGCAGTCGTCTGTAATGGCAGAAATGGCTGACTGCTATGCACTTTGCGGCGAAACAAAATATGCCAAGCTTCTTTTTAAGGAAGCATTTTTTATTGATGCACAGAAAATTGACCTTGACTTTCTTGACTCGCAGCTCATTACACTGCTTGTAAAAAAAGTCAGCGAAAAGGGATATTCAGGTGCCGTACTGCAGGAGTGGATTCCTGTTTACGGTGTTCTGTTCGGTGTTTTTACGGTAAAACGAAAATTGCGCTCGCAGGAAGTTCTGGGACTCAAACAGGAAATCTTTGCAAAAAAGAGCGAACTTAAGGATCCGAACAACAACAGTTCTGTAATTATCCCCAGGCTTATGAACCTGTATTTCTGGCTCATAGACCATTACCAGCTGTCAAAGGACAGCGTTTCGAAAATCAACGATGTAATGCTGGAAATAAGAACACTTGATCCGGCTGTGTACAAGATTTTCGTTCAATAA
- the greA gene encoding transcription elongation factor GreA has protein sequence MSEELENSVREMLKEETWTRAGISNFTKNNLMELAELLEKAHNQNCEYEIKDICDQQLAHTKDSIVALYISGMVSLHSGSIDTSALVTLTEIFEKNHKEALVEYLCQTILDEDSQNKFALRKLAEYYKETNDDKVWELYEKIVKLDFEEADIAKILAERYESQGNMEAAVSYYKKALLRYVAAKNLGAMKEMWSKLVNLIPEEIDFFMLVQRKIAKTISEDKSALLMQELYSYYKNTAKWDTAIGILKLILEIDNKDAWARKEIIECFRGKYSDRVHLDEYIVSSNLNQSYRNVFEAISDFEKHIAFDAKNYVFHRTWGVGIITKVEGDMLTINFGKKNGVHPMSLKMAVNALQPLSRDHIWVLKATKKREDLAKKVKQEIAWTLKTIIKSFDNNCDEKRIKAELVPAILTPGEWTSWHSKAQKILSSDPLFGVNPNDINLYTVRDHEISREERLANEFKAEKQFFSRIDIMMRYLNEIEDPSDEQFTDMFSYFTGYLKAFSNVNEQIVASFLVVQEIIKRVPSLESPAKFTFAELYSDIDNPREMYTLLKDSKNTSLKAAFIANVRLLSDWDDQYINLFPTVLDKKLLSELIAAGKNEKVIRLVQTSFADYRNYRNAAVYFFAECRNEPWFKEAGIADDKQLVTLVNIISLCFREVNNHVNTVENKKTIKAAVSLLFANKTENGVKNTMLDFMLSSDKTTITHMYTMVNDVRELDSVYKAQLRNGILGQYPDFKFQEAEIKQDAPKGLLVTAKMLEIKRALAEDLEKVQLPKVAEEVSDARAKGDLKENAEYTSAKEAQHRLTVQLTKLKEELSRAVVFDPTTVTTSTVSFGTAVTLDNHISGKEEILTILGPWESNADQGIISYLSPLGNNLLNLKAGEHAEFTINDHKYDYTVKAITAARM, from the coding sequence ATGTCTGAAGAACTTGAGAATTCCGTACGCGAGATGCTTAAGGAAGAAACATGGACTCGTGCAGGTATCAGCAACTTCACTAAGAACAATCTTATGGAACTTGCCGAACTTTTGGAAAAGGCACACAACCAGAACTGCGAGTATGAAATCAAGGATATCTGCGACCAGCAGCTTGCACATACAAAGGACAGTATTGTGGCTCTTTATATTTCTGGAATGGTTTCACTTCACTCCGGTTCAATTGACACTTCTGCCCTTGTAACACTTACAGAGATTTTTGAAAAGAACCACAAGGAAGCTCTTGTTGAATATCTTTGCCAGACAATTCTTGATGAAGATTCGCAGAACAAATTTGCACTCAGAAAGCTGGCAGAATATTATAAAGAAACCAACGACGACAAAGTATGGGAACTTTATGAAAAGATTGTAAAGCTTGACTTTGAAGAAGCAGACATTGCAAAAATTCTTGCAGAACGCTACGAAAGCCAGGGAAACATGGAAGCAGCCGTAAGCTACTACAAGAAGGCCCTGCTCCGCTACGTTGCCGCAAAAAATCTTGGTGCGATGAAAGAAATGTGGAGCAAGCTGGTCAATCTTATTCCCGAAGAAATTGACTTCTTTATGCTTGTTCAGCGCAAGATTGCAAAGACAATCAGTGAAGACAAGTCTGCGCTTCTTATGCAGGAACTTTATTCTTATTACAAGAATACCGCAAAGTGGGACACCGCAATCGGAATCCTCAAGCTCATTCTTGAAATAGACAACAAGGATGCATGGGCACGCAAGGAAATCATTGAGTGCTTCCGCGGAAAATATTCAGACAGAGTTCACCTTGACGAATATATTGTTTCTTCAAACCTCAACCAGTCTTACCGCAACGTTTTTGAAGCCATCAGCGACTTTGAAAAGCACATTGCCTTTGATGCAAAGAACTACGTATTCCACAGAACATGGGGCGTAGGTATTATTACAAAGGTTGAAGGTGACATGCTCACTATCAACTTCGGCAAAAAGAACGGCGTTCACCCTATGTCACTCAAGATGGCAGTAAACGCACTCCAGCCTTTGAGTCGTGACCATATCTGGGTTCTCAAGGCTACAAAAAAGCGCGAAGACCTTGCAAAGAAAGTAAAGCAGGAAATTGCATGGACACTCAAGACAATCATCAAGAGCTTTGACAACAACTGCGACGAAAAGAGAATCAAGGCAGAACTTGTTCCAGCTATTCTTACTCCGGGCGAATGGACAAGCTGGCACTCAAAGGCACAGAAGATTCTTTCTTCTGACCCGCTGTTCGGTGTAAACCCAAACGACATCAACCTATATACAGTACGCGATCATGAAATCAGCAGGGAAGAAAGACTTGCCAACGAATTCAAGGCAGAAAAGCAGTTCTTCTCAAGAATTGACATTATGATGCGCTATCTTAACGAAATTGAAGATCCTTCAGACGAGCAGTTCACTGATATGTTCTCTTACTTTACGGGATACCTCAAGGCATTCTCGAATGTCAACGAACAGATTGTGGCTTCTTTCCTTGTTGTACAGGAAATCATCAAGAGGGTTCCGAGTCTTGAATCACCTGCAAAGTTTACATTCGCCGAACTTTATTCAGACATTGACAATCCGCGCGAAATGTACACACTTCTCAAGGACAGCAAAAATACTTCACTCAAGGCAGCGTTTATTGCAAACGTAAGACTTCTTTCTGACTGGGACGACCAGTACATTAACCTGTTCCCGACTGTACTCGACAAAAAGCTTTTGTCAGAACTTATCGCTGCAGGCAAAAATGAAAAGGTTATACGCCTTGTACAGACAAGTTTTGCAGACTACCGCAACTACAGAAATGCCGCAGTTTATTTCTTTGCTGAATGCAGAAACGAACCGTGGTTCAAGGAAGCGGGAATTGCAGACGACAAGCAGCTTGTTACCCTTGTAAACATTATTTCACTGTGCTTCAGGGAAGTAAACAACCACGTTAACACTGTTGAAAACAAAAAGACAATCAAGGCTGCAGTTTCTCTTCTGTTTGCAAACAAGACAGAAAACGGTGTCAAAAACACAATGCTTGACTTTATGCTTTCGAGCGACAAGACGACAATTACCCACATGTACACAATGGTAAATGACGTTAGGGAACTCGATTCTGTATACAAGGCCCAGCTCAGAAACGGAATTCTCGGACAGTATCCTGACTTTAAATTCCAGGAAGCAGAGATTAAACAGGACGCTCCAAAGGGACTTCTTGTTACCGCAAAGATGCTTGAAATCAAGCGCGCACTTGCCGAAGACCTCGAAAAAGTACAGCTACCCAAGGTTGCAGAAGAAGTCAGCGATGCAAGAGCCAAGGGAGACCTTAAGGAAAATGCTGAATATACTTCTGCCAAGGAAGCACAGCACCGCCTTACCGTACAGCTTACAAAACTCAAGGAAGAACTTTCACGCGCAGTTGTATTTGACCCGACAACAGTCACAACTTCGACAGTTTCTTTCGGAACAGCAGTTACACTCGACAATCATATTTCTGGAAAAGAAGAGATTCTTACAATTCTTGGACCGTGGGAATCAAATGCCGACCAGGGAATTATTTCGTATCTTTCCCCGCTCGGAAACAATCTTCTTAACCTTAAGGCCGGTGAACATGCAGAGTTCACTATCAACGACCACAAATACGATTACACTGTAAAGGCAATCACAGCCGCAAGAATGTAA
- a CDS encoding MBL fold metallo-hydrolase, protein MAIDKSTYERISAHAGMFHNSTNIGVIEGSDALYVIDTACSDDDGKCIVESLEDIFPHKKIKAVINTHSHADHCGGNAYIVKTQNAQIWAPHDESKIMEFPRSLGVMYWGGIPFSDINNPVFVVPEALEVTKTFSDTSVDVGTATISFVPLPGHFFDQSGIFVYDKEDGLTTAYLGDGFFGMSLLKKFWIPFMYEPEKFRSSVLKIESSGADYFVPGHGELYTKDNITAAAEMNTMVTLETEFLILRLLEEKPMTQEELLKAVTDYAGITMRPVQFVLIGTTLRSYLSSLLNRGKVSFEMCENRMLWRTVR, encoded by the coding sequence ATGGCCATAGACAAGTCAACATACGAAAGGATTTCTGCACATGCGGGAATGTTCCATAACTCAACCAACATAGGCGTCATAGAAGGAAGCGACGCTCTCTATGTAATAGACACTGCCTGCAGCGACGACGACGGTAAATGTATTGTTGAATCGCTTGAAGATATTTTTCCGCATAAAAAAATAAAAGCTGTAATAAACACACATTCACACGCCGACCATTGCGGTGGAAATGCCTATATTGTAAAAACACAGAATGCACAAATCTGGGCACCGCATGATGAATCAAAAATAATGGAGTTTCCGCGCTCACTCGGAGTAATGTACTGGGGCGGCATTCCGTTCAGCGACATTAACAATCCTGTCTTTGTAGTTCCCGAAGCGCTCGAAGTAACAAAAACTTTTTCTGACACCAGCGTTGATGTCGGAACTGCAACAATAAGTTTTGTTCCGCTGCCTGGTCATTTTTTTGACCAGTCCGGAATTTTTGTTTATGACAAAGAAGACGGTTTGACTACAGCTTATCTTGGGGACGGATTTTTCGGAATGTCGCTTCTGAAAAAATTCTGGATTCCGTTTATGTATGAACCTGAAAAATTCCGTTCTTCTGTTTTGAAAATTGAATCTTCGGGTGCAGACTATTTTGTTCCGGGTCACGGAGAACTTTACACAAAAGACAATATTACTGCCGCTGCCGAAATGAATACAATGGTGACCCTCGAAACTGAATTTCTTATACTGCGGCTTCTGGAAGAAAAACCGATGACACAGGAAGAACTTCTTAAAGCCGTTACCGATTATGCAGGAATAACAATGCGCCCGGTTCAGTTTGTGCTTATAGGAACAACACTACGCTCCTATCTTTCGAGCCTTTTGAACCGCGGCAAAGTAAGTTTTGAAATGTGCGAAAACAGAATGCTCTGGCGTACAGTCAGATAA
- the deoC gene encoding deoxyribose-phosphate aldolase: MNNKLNKKQLASFIDQTLLSPCATEKRVREFCTEAAKYSFASVCVNPTFVSLAHGILKDSQTKVCTVIDFPLGAGGLETKLAQSDIAITQGADELDFVVNLSLVKAHEWELLKAELLAVTKSVSEASMWITADIEEKRRPVVTKLILETCLLDDEEIKKTCECARDSGFDFVKTSTGFAIVKDIEGRLLPNGATVHAVKLMRSVVGPDMGVKASGGIHTTQEALELIEAGATRIGASAGTAIVDGLSE; this comes from the coding sequence ATGAACAACAAACTGAATAAAAAACAACTGGCATCTTTTATTGACCAGACACTTCTTTCCCCCTGCGCAACAGAAAAGCGCGTAAGGGAATTCTGCACCGAGGCTGCAAAATATTCATTTGCTTCTGTCTGCGTTAATCCGACATTTGTTTCCCTTGCACACGGAATTCTCAAAGATTCGCAAACAAAAGTCTGTACCGTAATAGATTTTCCTTTGGGAGCGGGCGGTCTTGAAACAAAACTTGCACAGTCCGACATTGCCATTACACAGGGAGCTGACGAACTTGATTTTGTAGTGAACCTGTCTCTTGTAAAGGCCCATGAGTGGGAACTTCTCAAGGCTGAACTTCTTGCAGTTACAAAAAGCGTTTCTGAAGCTTCAATGTGGATTACGGCAGACATAGAAGAAAAAAGACGCCCTGTTGTGACAAAACTTATTCTTGAAACCTGTCTGCTCGATGACGAAGAAATAAAAAAGACATGCGAATGTGCCCGTGACAGCGGATTTGACTTTGTAAAAACTTCGACCGGTTTTGCAATTGTAAAAGATATTGAAGGCCGTCTTCTTCCGAACGGTGCAACAGTTCATGCAGTAAAACTCATGCGTTCTGTTGTCGGACCGGATATGGGCGTTAAGGCGAGCGGCGGAATTCATACCACGCAGGAAGCTCTGGAACTGATTGAAGCCGGTGCAACAAGAATAGGTGCAAGTGCCGGAACAGCAATTGTAGACGGACTTTCCGAATAA
- a CDS encoding NAD(+) synthase, with amino-acid sequence MKFGFLRTACASPKLCVADCTSNAHEIINCVKKASGEGISVLVFPELCITGYTCADLFMQATLEEAAVCALKEICEHTRDIPVLFAVGLPLTAGCVRYNTAAVCFKGKVLAVIPKTYIPNYSEFYERRWFTPYDGYAPDSIELGGTLGTVPFGTDIIIRDKSDPLISIAAEICEDAWVPLSPSTRHALAGATIILNLSASNEVVGKAAYRKSLVQSLSAKNMCAYVYADAGHDESTTDMVFSGHNLIALNGTVKAESLPFSECTFTAADLDMERIQRDRLRTTTFAQNASAERGTKAEYRFIDICLEDNIFSKDTGARISGGTDPHPFVPDSAEKRQERCLEVVEMQAEGLAKRLRHIHAKSAVVGLSGGLDSTLALLITARAFDKCGIDRSGILAVTMPAFGTTGRTYRNACSLAVKTGATLKEIDIKESVKKHFDDIGQDESVHDITYENSQARERTQILMDLANMTGAIVIGTGDLSELALGWCTYNGDQMSMYGVNSSIPKTLVRHLVTWFAECAQNKGDIQLSEILKDILDTPVSPELLPPDGSDISQRTEEIVGPYELHDFFLYYVLRWGFSPEKIYFLACDALLGKKADGTGTAYTKEIILKWMRSFYKRFFSQQFKRSCMPDGAKVGTVNLSPRGDWRMPSDAVCSEWLLRLDSIGTTKC; translated from the coding sequence ATGAAATTCGGATTTTTAAGAACCGCATGTGCAAGTCCAAAACTTTGTGTAGCAGACTGCACTTCAAATGCGCATGAAATTATAAATTGTGTAAAAAAAGCTTCTGGCGAAGGAATCTCTGTTCTTGTTTTCCCTGAACTGTGCATCACGGGATACACCTGCGCAGATTTATTCATGCAGGCCACGCTCGAAGAAGCTGCCGTCTGTGCCCTTAAAGAAATATGCGAACACACCCGCGATATTCCAGTACTGTTTGCCGTGGGGCTTCCGCTTACTGCAGGCTGTGTCAGGTACAACACGGCCGCAGTCTGTTTTAAAGGAAAAGTTCTTGCTGTTATTCCAAAGACATACATACCCAACTACTCTGAATTCTACGAGCGCAGATGGTTTACACCTTATGACGGTTACGCCCCTGACAGTATTGAACTTGGCGGCACTCTCGGAACAGTCCCCTTCGGTACAGACATAATTATACGCGACAAAAGCGATCCTTTGATTTCAATTGCAGCAGAAATATGTGAAGATGCGTGGGTTCCGCTTTCACCTTCAACAAGACACGCTCTTGCAGGTGCAACAATTATTCTGAACCTTAGCGCAAGCAATGAAGTTGTCGGAAAAGCCGCATACAGAAAATCACTTGTGCAGTCCCTTTCGGCAAAAAATATGTGCGCCTACGTTTATGCAGATGCCGGTCATGATGAAAGTACAACAGACATGGTTTTTTCGGGCCACAATCTTATTGCACTGAACGGCACTGTCAAAGCAGAATCGCTGCCTTTTTCTGAATGCACGTTTACCGCAGCAGACCTTGACATGGAACGCATACAAAGGGACAGGCTCAGAACAACAACCTTTGCACAGAATGCATCGGCAGAGCGCGGCACAAAAGCAGAATACAGATTCATTGATATCTGTCTTGAAGACAATATTTTCTCAAAGGACACCGGCGCCAGAATTTCCGGCGGAACAGATCCGCATCCGTTTGTTCCTGATTCTGCAGAAAAAAGACAGGAGCGTTGTCTTGAAGTCGTTGAAATGCAGGCAGAAGGACTTGCAAAAAGACTGCGCCATATTCACGCAAAAAGTGCTGTTGTAGGACTGAGCGGCGGACTCGATTCCACACTTGCCCTTCTTATAACCGCGCGGGCCTTTGACAAATGCGGCATAGACAGAAGCGGAATTCTCGCGGTAACAATGCCTGCGTTCGGAACAACCGGCAGAACCTACAGAAATGCCTGCTCACTTGCCGTAAAAACCGGCGCGACGCTTAAGGAAATAGACATAAAGGAGTCGGTAAAAAAACACTTTGATGATATAGGCCAGGATGAAAGTGTTCACGACATAACATATGAAAACTCACAGGCTCGCGAAAGAACGCAGATTCTGATGGATCTTGCAAACATGACCGGCGCAATTGTAATAGGAACAGGAGACTTGAGCGAACTGGCACTGGGCTGGTGTACTTACAACGGAGACCAGATGTCAATGTACGGAGTAAATTCAAGCATTCCGAAAACCCTTGTAAGACACCTGGTTACATGGTTTGCCGAATGTGCACAAAATAAAGGCGACATACAGCTTTCAGAAATTTTAAAAGACATTCTTGACACACCCGTAAGCCCCGAACTTCTGCCGCCCGACGGAAGTGACATAAGCCAGAGGACAGAAGAAATTGTGGGTCCTTACGAACTTCATGACTTTTTCCTTTACTATGTACTCAGATGGGGCTTTTCCCCAGAAAAAATATATTTTCTTGCTTGCGATGCACTTCTTGGAAAAAAAGCAGACGGAACAGGAACAGCATACACAAAAGAAATTATCCTTAAATGGATGCGCTCGTTTTACAAAAGATTTTTCTCGCAACAATTCAAAAGAAGTTGTATGCCTGACGGAGCCAAAGTCGGAACAGTAAACCTTTCACCGCGCGGTGACTGGAGAATGCCGAGTGATGCAGTCTGTTCAGAATGGCTTTTGCGACTCGATTCAATAGGAACAACAAAATGCTAA
- a CDS encoding 23S rRNA (adenine(2030)-N(6))-methyltransferase RlmJ produces the protein MLSYQHEYHAGNHADILKHICLCLILENLTKKEKPFTVIDTHAGAGRFDLNDERLLKTGEAHEGIEKLFTACNSKTDALPHGLSLYLKTEGEYLKNNIYAGSPELERYFMRRGDTLHLIEKHPASLASLSDSIKLSVPAEKKSGFCTVKVHDADSYTTLNALVPPLVKRGLIICDPSYEDASDYKSVTAALENARKKWNTAIIVLWYPLLERRKNETAQMLSALEIFGKTGTNPCESFRCELEVKDPAAMREENGAHLYGSGIFVMNPPWHLEEDMREVSDYLKKKLIDF, from the coding sequence ATGCTAAGTTACCAGCACGAATATCACGCCGGGAATCACGCAGATATACTCAAGCATATCTGCCTCTGCCTGATTCTTGAAAATCTTACAAAAAAAGAAAAGCCTTTCACGGTAATAGACACCCACGCAGGAGCTGGAAGATTTGATCTGAATGACGAACGTCTTCTAAAAACGGGAGAAGCACACGAAGGAATAGAAAAATTATTTACTGCGTGCAACAGCAAAACAGATGCTCTTCCACACGGACTTTCGCTCTATTTGAAAACAGAAGGCGAATATCTCAAAAACAATATTTATGCCGGCAGTCCTGAACTTGAAAGATATTTTATGCGCAGGGGAGATACCCTTCATCTTATAGAAAAACATCCTGCTTCTCTGGCTTCACTCTCTGACAGTATAAAGCTCTCTGTTCCGGCAGAAAAAAAGTCAGGTTTCTGTACAGTAAAAGTACATGACGCAGACAGTTACACTACCCTAAACGCTCTTGTTCCGCCACTGGTAAAAAGAGGGCTCATAATCTGTGACCCCAGTTACGAAGACGCATCTGACTACAAAAGTGTAACGGCTGCTTTGGAAAATGCAAGAAAAAAATGGAACACGGCAATCATAGTTTTATGGTACCCGCTTTTGGAAAGAAGAAAAAATGAAACTGCACAGATGCTGTCTGCCCTCGAAATTTTCGGCAAAACCGGAACAAACCCATGCGAAAGCTTCAGGTGCGAACTCGAAGTAAAAGATCCTGCTGCGATGAGGGAAGAAAACGGGGCACATCTTTACGGAAGCGGAATATTTGTAATGAACCCGCCGTGGCATCTAGAAGAAGATATGCGCGAAGTTTCTGATTATCTTAAAAAAAAGCTGATCGACTTCTGA